The Cryptomeria japonica chromosome 6, Sugi_1.0, whole genome shotgun sequence genomic interval AATAATTGTAAATATAATATGAATGTAGCGTAAAAATATCAAAtgtcatattttttttaatttaaaaaatataatttattttagttcCTAGAGTATTAAAGTTCTAGCTGAATAAAAGGTGTACAAAATTGACATTTTATGATGGTAATagaaaaataaatgataaaataaaaaatttagaaaaagtgACTTAAAGAAGATAGACTTAGAATATGCTCATTAATGATAATTAAAATTAAGTATAGAACCAATTTGGTGATGGTATCTCTGCCCATATGTGTATAAATCCCACCCATACCCTCTATGTCTTCTCCTTTCCTGGACCTGTGTGTTGAACTCGGGCTACAATCCACACGTCTCCTTCTTTGTCAACAAGTCCTGCAAAATCTTTGACTGTGACTTTTGATGCCAATGATCACTCACAAGCTCTCATTTTCTCTATTTGAACTTACACAAAGGGAGGTGGCTCTATCATTTCTCCTATCACTACACCATTTTTCCTAAGGGGAGGTGTCTTGTGTTCTGATGTTTCTATGGGTGGAGGCTCTATTCATGAGAATTTCAAATGGTGGATGGGGCGTTGTTGATTGAGGAATGATCTATCCCAAAACAATACAAGGATTGATAAGGATACCTcttgatgatgatggtggatgacgTCTTGGTAAGGTCAAAATGATATATCCCAAAGCAATACATGGATTGAAAGCGATAAATCCTAATATTCGTGATTAGATTGAAATTAAAGTTTGTTACAAGGCTAGAAAGAGGACCAAGGATGTGATTGAGTAATATTTGTAGTATACTGGATAGATAGATTGGATAGAACATATCTAAGACATATTCATCCAAGTACCTATGAATTTTCCCTTGTGTAGATTTTTTCTAGTTATCTATTTAAAGCTATTAAAGTCAAAGTTCACCTTACTGATTTGCCTCTACATATGCAAGAACACCTCTATGAATGTAATTTCACCGTAACCAAAATATATCTACCATTGCATGTTTATATATACCCAAACCAATGCATATTTGTCTAAGTGTGGCCAAGAATTGTTAAAAAGATCTTACAAAATTGTTAGATTAGACTCTTCAAATGGGTTTGACCAAGCATGCTAGAAATGTGTTTGTGAAATTTGTGCTTAGTATGTCAGTGATTCAAcaataaaactaaaaaagaaaaactcaagaTTAGTGAAAAAgggttaaaaaaatatataatttaacaaAATTAGGCTATATTAGACCTCTCATTGTGTACATTTGTCATATATGATTAGCTGGATGTGTCCTCACATCTAATTTGGATAGCATAATGATAATTTAATGGTAAAGAGGTGAGAGATGGCAAAAATAGTTGAGAGTTGGGGATATATGATTAGAGGATTCTTGGTGGATGACTAGGATGAAAGGATAAAGATCAAGGGCGGAGAATGGATTGGTCATCTCACCTAATGAGATAGTGATAAGTGGCATCATGAGGTCAGTTGAGAGGGagatttattttttgaaaagacacctaaaattttaaaattcttatTTATAGATTTGAAGAGGATTGAGTCTTGGTGAAATAAGGATTATTGGCACAAATATGGTATTTGAGAAGACATATAGAAATGAGCTTAGGTGAAGACACATGACTTACACTATTTAGAATATGTACAAGATATACAAGTGGTTGGGATTGTCGGTGATGATGGTAATATAACCTAATCGATTGATGGTAGATGGGATGTTGTTTACGTGGGAACAATATATCCCAAAATAACATAAGGATTGATTACGATACATCCTAATTGTGGTGGAAAATGGAGTGTTGTTAATTTGGAAATGATATATCCCAAAGCAACACATGGTTCAAGATAgttaaatcttgatgatgattggattgtgATAAAGGCTTGTAGCAAGGCTAGGAATAGGACCAAGGATTGTAGTTGGGTAAGATTATTACTATATTTGATAGATACATTGGATGGAATATGTAAAAAATATTAATCCAAGTACCTACAATTTTTCCCTTGTGTAGAGTTATTCCTATTATTTTTTTAAAGCTATTAAAGTCAAAATCTACCTCGCAGTTTCACTTCTAAGTATACAAGTTCACTTCTATGTATATAAATTCACCCTAACCGTGACATATTTATCATTGCATGTTCTGATCGGTCTAAACCAATACTTTATTCTACAAGTGTGATGAAGACATATTAAAAGTACCTAACTGAATTTTTAGATTAGACACATCGCATGGGTCCAACTATGCACACTAGAAATGTGTTAGTGAAATTTGTCCTTAGTATGTGAATGATTTAGcactaaaactaaataaaaaataaaagaagaaaacaaTCAACATTAGTCAAAAAGGGTCAAAAAGCATATAATTTAAGAAAATTAGACTATTCTAGCCCTCCTGTTGTGTACATTTACCCTATATGATTGGTTGGATATATGCTCACTTGTAATCTCAAAAACAAAATGGTGGTTGAATGATAAAGAGGTGATAGATGGTAACAATGATTAAGAGTTGTATATATATGATTGGAGGATTCTAGGAGGATGGCTAGGATGAAAGGATAAAGATCAAAGGTGGAGAATGAATTAGTCAGCTCACCTCATGAGATGGTGATAATCGGCACGACAAGGTAAGGTAAGAGAGAGATTCACACTTTGATAGGACacctaaaattaaaaaaatttcctttatagATTTAAGGAGGATTGAAGGgcaataaaggaattaaaaattcgtTTGGAGTACTTGATAAGATGAGACCCATGTGCTTGATGTGCTTGGAGAAGTTGACCTCACTTAATCAATGATTGAGTGTGGTGCACATGCTTAGTGGATGATTAGGTGAACATTTAAAgaaaatacaaatatgataaaggATGGGACATTTGAGgaaaaatcaaataaatagaatTATTTTTATACTTTTTTGGAAAAAGAGGAGAGATAAATAATTAAAGGAATTATTTACATAAGGATAAGACTTATGATAAATAGAGGAAATttgaatatattaattatataatatgatattatttaagCGTTTTGTATGATAGGAAATTATATGAAATAGAGATAAATTCACCAAATGCAATCAGCTTTAAGTTTCTACACTAACAAATAACttgtttattaataatttttaaatactaACAAATCATTGAAATGACTTTAtatctaatatttttatttattaattatatacTATTGATGTTTTATATTTCTTATATTTTAATGTCCATCTTATCAACCTactttaattaatagaataatctAGAACTTCTAAGAAAAAAACaagattaaaatatattttttacaaaataTGTTTCAAACCACAATCACATATTTTCTTCCACTTACCTACTTCATGAATAAATTATATTCTACTTCAATGAAAAATgcatatttttttccttttttcaatgcacaaacCATTTCAACCTTCGTTCCACGCGCTTTCTTCCACAAAACACGGCCGTCACATTTTATCTGTTTATTAATACGTCTTCCCTACTACTCTACATCCCTAGCGCCGAATCTGTTTTCATATTTTCAGTGTGTTTAGTTCAATTGTATTCCATGGCGTCCACTTCTACCACTGGTAGTCGGTTAGAGACTGAAGATTCAAATGCTTTTGAAGAAATCGCACCTCCGTCTGCATGTTCTTCTGCTACAGTCCCAGGACCATGGGATATATTTATTAATCATCGTGGACCAGATGTCAAAGTCACGCTGGCCAGAGCAATCTACAATGCCCTCCATGCCATGGGTTTCAGGGTATTCCTTGATTCCGAGGAGCTTCAGTTGGGAAACTTCTTGCCTGAAGCACTGCAAGAAGCAATGCTTGGTGCATCCcttcatgtagcaattttctctcCCGGTTATGCACAATCGCCATGGTGCCTTGCCGAGCTATCCTTTATGCTCAAGTCTGGCAAGCCTATTATTCCTGTCTTCTATTGTGTTGAACCTACCGATCTACGAGGGGTGGCTCAAGGAAAAGGAGTGTATGTGAATGCTTTCTTGGAGCATGAAGGAAAGAGTAGATACAGCTTTAAAAAGATTGAGGAGTGGAAGATGGCACTCCACAAGGCCTCACTTAAAGAGGGTGAAATCATAAAAAATGACAAGAAGTAAGCAACGCGTAATCTTTCTTCTGCATAGCTTTTATCATACCTTCCCTTTCATGCAATATTTCTATCTTCCGTATAAAGTAATATAGTAATCATATTTTAGGAAGGCTTCATATGTGTTCTAAAAGCACCATGTTTCTAATATGTCTAGTCAAGAACAAATGGTGTTGAAGAAAATTGTGGATTTCGCATTG includes:
- the LOC131067891 gene encoding probable 2' cyclic ADP-D-ribose synthase BdTIR → MASTSTTGSRLETEDSNAFEEIAPPSACSSATVPGPWDIFINHRGPDVKVTLARAIYNALHAMGFRVFLDSEELQLGNFLPEALQEAMLGASLHVAIFSPGYAQSPWCLAELSFMLKSGKPIIPVFYCVEPTDLRGVAQGKGVYVNAFLEHEGKSRYSFKKIEEWKMALHKASLKEGEIIKNDKK